In a genomic window of Tripterygium wilfordii isolate XIE 37 chromosome 8, ASM1340144v1, whole genome shotgun sequence:
- the LOC120003595 gene encoding uncharacterized protein LOC120003595 has product MKHLGCRFKFFHALCRTLRDDYGLTGLDNIGIPEMVAMFISILCHAQANRDIQKRFQHSGETISQLFHKVLLLVLKLSKDIIQPRGNALHETPMYIHKHPKISYRICFKDCIGALDETHILAIVGPENTQRYIGRKAVITQNVLAVRNFDMMYTYVSAGWEGYAHDSQVLEHPLRVERMKYAEKTSFLAPYKGERYHVPVFHNGAPPSGPHGRFNKAYAWLRNVIERTFGVRKKKLRILNAMTSYDIKVQAMIVLACTALHNFIRMHVVIFGARPPS; this is encoded by the exons ATGAAGCATTTAGGATGCCGGTTCAAGTTTTTTCACGCATTATGTAGAACTTTAAGGGATGATTATGGTTTGACTGGTTTGGATAATATTGGCATTCCTGAGATGGTAGCGATGTTCATATCTATTTTATGTCATGCTCAAGCGAATCGGGATATACAGAAGAGGTTTCAACACTCAGGCGAGACTATTAGTCAACTTTTCCATAAGGTTTTGCTATTAGTCCTGAAGTTGTCTAAGGATATCATCCAACCTAGGGGTAATGCCTTACATGAAACCCCTATGTATATACATAAGCATCCTAAAATTTCTTATCGTATATGTTTTAAGGATTGTATTGGGGCACTGGATGAAACCCATATATTGGCCATTGTTGGGCCAGAGAATACACAAAGATATATTGGGAGAAAAGCTGTCATCACCCAGAATGTTTTAGCAGTGCGTAACTTCGATATGATGTACACATATGTATCGGCTGGATGGGAGGGTTATGCCCATGATAGTCAGGTTCTGGAACATCCCTTGCGTGTTGAGAGAATGAA GTATGCAGAGAAGACAAGTTTCCTCGCACCATACAAGGGAGAGAGATATCATGTTCCTGTATTCCATAATGGAGCACCCCCATCGGGACCCCATGGAAGATTCAATAAGGCCTATGCTTGGCTTAGAAATGTCATCGAAAGGACATTCGGGGTTAGAAAGAAGAAATTACGGATCTTAAACGCAATGACTTCCTATGATATAAAGGTTCAAGCGATGATTGTGTTAGCATGCACGGCACTTCACAATTTTATACGCATGCATGTTGTTATATTCGGTGCCCGACCCCCTTCATGA